In a single window of the Acetivibrio clariflavus DSM 19732 genome:
- a CDS encoding phosphotransferase, translated as MNKSFEKVILRSTGAKEVYEIEEVQELWSGYGKILRYELSGTEVKSVIVKNVCLLKRAGQIRGGDISFERKLKSYKVEMAFYQNWSQRCGKDCRVPKGYAFEWQDDEFLMVFEDLDASGFNGRIRSVGWKEIQLCLSWLANFHATFMGEKPEKLWSKGTYWHLDTRPDELKAMKDMALKNAARAIDRKLDSCTYKTFVHGDAKIENFCFSNDGNSVAAVDFQYVGGGCGMKDVAYFIDSCLYDDECESWENDILEFYFKELKKALEMVEKKVDFEVLEKEWRKLYHVAWADFYRFLKGWAPGHYESRFSERICRKVIDELT; from the coding sequence ATGAATAAAAGCTTTGAAAAGGTAATTCTCAGATCCACAGGAGCAAAAGAAGTGTATGAAATTGAAGAGGTACAGGAACTTTGGAGCGGATATGGGAAAATACTGCGCTACGAATTGTCCGGAACAGAAGTGAAGAGTGTAATAGTAAAAAACGTATGCCTGCTCAAGCGGGCAGGTCAAATCCGGGGCGGGGATATATCCTTTGAGCGTAAACTGAAATCCTATAAAGTGGAAATGGCTTTTTATCAAAATTGGAGCCAAAGGTGCGGAAAAGACTGCAGAGTTCCAAAAGGATATGCTTTCGAATGGCAGGATGATGAGTTTTTAATGGTATTTGAAGACCTTGATGCTTCAGGTTTTAATGGGAGAATAAGAAGCGTGGGTTGGAAGGAAATACAGCTATGTTTAAGCTGGCTGGCTAATTTTCATGCAACTTTTATGGGTGAAAAACCTGAAAAACTGTGGTCAAAAGGAACTTACTGGCATTTGGATACTCGTCCCGACGAACTTAAAGCTATGAAGGACATGGCTTTAAAAAACGCAGCCCGTGCGATAGACAGAAAGCTTGACAGCTGTACCTATAAAACTTTTGTACACGGTGACGCAAAAATAGAGAACTTCTGTTTTTCCAATGACGGAAACAGTGTTGCTGCAGTGGATTTTCAATATGTGGGTGGCGGCTGCGGAATGAAGGATGTGGCATATTTTATTGACAGCTGTCTTTACGATGATGAGTGTGAAAGCTGGGAAAACGACATTTTAGAGTTTTATTTCAAGGAACTGAAAAAAGCTTTGGAAATGGTGGAGAAGAAAGTGGACTTTGAAGTATTGGAAAAGGAATGGCGTAAGTTGTATCATGTAGCCTGGGCTGATTTCTACCGTTTTCTTAAAGGCTGGGCACCCGGGCATTATGAAAGCAGATTCAGTGAGCGTATTTGCCGCAAAGTAATAGATGAACTTACATAG
- a CDS encoding trans-sulfuration enzyme family protein, with the protein MGVNINTKLVHGYKGYDPQTGAVSFPIYQSATFRHPGLNQSTGYDYSRLQNPTREELEKTIALLENGKHGLAFSSGMATVSAILKLFSPKDHIIVSDDLYGGTYRIFEEIYKKYGLEFSFVDTECIKNIEESIKPNTAAIFVETPSNPMMKITDLRAVAELAKSRGILTIVDNTFLTPYYQRPLELGIDIVLHSGTKYLAGHNDTLAGLIVVSDDEIAEKLRLIQKSEGAVLSPFDSWLVLRGIKTLGVRLDRQQYNAQKIANWLKTHDKVEKVYYAGLPENPGYEVLCKQASGFGAMISFHVKDEKLVESLLERLKVFIFAESLGGVESLITYPVAQTHQAIPPHIRERLGVNEKLLRISVGIEDADDLIQDLEQAMR; encoded by the coding sequence ATGGGAGTCAATATTAACACCAAACTGGTACATGGTTACAAAGGCTACGATCCGCAAACAGGTGCGGTGAGTTTTCCAATATATCAAAGTGCAACTTTCAGGCATCCCGGTTTGAACCAGTCCACTGGATATGATTATTCAAGGCTTCAGAATCCTACAAGAGAGGAACTGGAAAAAACTATTGCATTATTGGAGAACGGTAAACACGGATTGGCATTTTCCAGTGGAATGGCTACGGTATCTGCAATATTAAAGCTTTTTTCTCCAAAGGATCATATAATTGTTTCTGATGATTTATATGGGGGTACATACCGTATTTTTGAAGAAATATATAAAAAATACGGTTTGGAATTCAGTTTTGTAGACACCGAATGTATAAAAAATATTGAAGAGAGTATAAAGCCCAATACTGCAGCCATATTTGTTGAAACTCCGTCAAATCCCATGATGAAAATAACTGATTTACGTGCAGTTGCGGAACTTGCAAAATCAAGGGGAATTTTAACTATTGTTGACAATACATTTCTTACACCCTACTATCAAAGACCCCTTGAGCTTGGAATAGACATTGTACTCCACAGCGGAACGAAATATCTTGCCGGACACAATGACACATTGGCAGGACTTATTGTAGTGTCCGATGACGAAATAGCAGAAAAGCTAAGATTAATACAGAAATCTGAAGGAGCTGTGCTGTCACCTTTTGACAGTTGGCTTGTATTAAGAGGAATAAAGACTCTTGGTGTACGCCTTGACAGACAGCAATATAATGCACAGAAAATTGCCAATTGGCTAAAAACGCATGACAAGGTTGAAAAGGTTTATTATGCTGGACTGCCTGAAAATCCGGGCTATGAAGTACTGTGTAAACAAGCCTCTGGATTTGGAGCTATGATTTCTTTTCATGTTAAGGATGAAAAACTGGTAGAATCGTTACTTGAGAGGTTAAAAGTTTTCATTTTTGCTGAAAGTCTTGGGGGAGTTGAAAGTTTGATAACCTATCCTGTAGCGCAGACTCACCAGGCTATACCTCCTCACATCAGAGAAAGGTTGGGGGTTAATGAAAAGCTGCTTAGAATATCTGTGGGAATTGAAGATGCAGATGATTTAATACAGGATTTGGAACAGGCAATGAGGTAG
- a CDS encoding phosphoadenylyl-sulfate reductase: MIKQEIEKLNKEFLDKSPKEIICYVLDRFGTSRTILASSLSIEDQVLTEIFAKNSANPRIFFIDTGRHFQNTYDLMEETSSRYGFKYEVYAPSNEQLERIVSQYGPNMFYESVELRKKCCEVRKVEPLKRVLATADVWVCGLRREQSVTRSNIELFEWDHAHDMLKINPLAYWTEEQVWEYIRSKNIPYNSLYNKDFRSIGCQPCTRAVRKGEDIRSGRWWWEDPDKKECGLHVSNVVKEG, from the coding sequence ATGATCAAACAGGAAATAGAGAAATTGAACAAGGAATTTTTGGATAAATCACCTAAAGAGATAATCTGCTATGTTTTGGATAGATTTGGAACATCGAGAACAATCCTGGCATCAAGTCTTTCCATTGAAGACCAGGTGCTGACCGAAATCTTTGCAAAAAACAGTGCAAATCCCAGAATATTTTTCATTGATACCGGAAGACACTTTCAAAACACATATGATTTAATGGAAGAAACATCTTCAAGATATGGCTTCAAATATGAGGTTTATGCACCGTCTAACGAGCAATTGGAGAGAATTGTTTCACAGTATGGTCCAAATATGTTTTATGAGAGTGTCGAGTTAAGGAAGAAATGCTGTGAGGTAAGAAAAGTTGAACCTTTAAAGAGAGTACTTGCAACGGCGGATGTGTGGGTGTGCGGTCTTAGAAGGGAACAGTCTGTTACAAGAAGCAATATTGAATTGTTTGAATGGGATCACGCCCACGATATGCTAAAAATAAATCCCCTGGCCTATTGGACCGAGGAGCAGGTATGGGAGTACATACGCAGCAAAAACATACCTTATAACAGCCTTTATAACAAGGATTTCAGGAGTATCGGATGCCAACCCTGTACCCGGGCGGTTAGAAAAGGCGAAGATATCAGAAGCGGCCGGTGGTGGTGGGAAGATCCGGATAAAAAGGAATGCGGACTTCATGTTTCAAACGTCGTTAAGGAGGGGTAA
- a CDS encoding nitrite/sulfite reductase: protein MAYEQIWNQNIQLLNDVEKIKLKRDGLDVIETIVNKYSKQGIESVSDEDRILLKWAGIYEQKPKNGLFMLRIRINTGKIDVPAAKILAEIAEKYGRDFMRISTRGAIQFYNIRMEDLPEIFLKLNSVKLASYESCGDCPRTVIGNPLAGIDKYELMDTTELVNQVNDFFLLNRDFSNLPRKLKISISASTRNAGNSEINDISFTPAVKVIDGEEVAGFHLKVGGGLSSKPMMAREVDAFILPEQVLKVTVAIATIFRDFGYRNNRSRARLKFLVDDWGIEKFTEKLFEYTGELPKRGIDKSDGSNSINYYGVHRQKQEGKSYIGVHIPLGHMTSTDFKELIEISEKYGDGILRTTSSQNIIISGIDNEKVSEVLKNKIFEKFSHKPETFLSKIVACTGSKFCNLALIDTKNIALKLSSYIDDRLKADVPISVKISGCPNSCGHTLIADIGIRGALLKENGNSCEGFDVFLGGALGKNAAFGQRLNLRFKEEDLLKAVHSFIENYLNHRKDNETFHSFVERVGLEYFEKLQSQIEPGY from the coding sequence ATGGCGTATGAGCAAATTTGGAATCAGAATATCCAATTGCTGAATGATGTTGAAAAAATAAAACTTAAAAGAGATGGATTGGATGTTATTGAAACCATCGTCAATAAGTACTCAAAACAAGGTATTGAGTCGGTGTCCGATGAAGACAGGATACTGCTCAAATGGGCGGGAATTTATGAACAAAAGCCCAAAAACGGATTGTTTATGCTAAGAATCCGCATCAATACCGGAAAGATTGATGTACCTGCAGCAAAAATATTGGCCGAAATTGCAGAAAAATACGGCAGAGACTTTATGAGAATATCCACCCGTGGGGCAATTCAGTTTTATAATATACGCATGGAAGATTTACCGGAAATATTCCTTAAGCTAAACAGTGTCAAGCTTGCAAGTTATGAGTCGTGCGGAGACTGTCCCAGGACTGTTATAGGGAATCCATTAGCAGGAATTGACAAATACGAGCTTATGGATACCACCGAACTGGTAAATCAGGTTAACGATTTCTTTCTTCTCAACAGAGATTTTTCAAATCTTCCGCGAAAACTTAAAATTTCAATTTCTGCAAGTACAAGAAATGCCGGAAATTCTGAGATAAACGATATTTCCTTTACACCTGCCGTAAAAGTTATAGACGGCGAGGAGGTAGCAGGGTTTCATTTAAAAGTAGGAGGCGGGCTCTCCTCCAAACCTATGATGGCAAGAGAAGTTGATGCCTTTATACTTCCGGAACAGGTACTGAAAGTAACGGTGGCAATAGCGACTATATTTAGGGATTTTGGATACAGGAACAACAGAAGCCGTGCCCGGCTTAAATTCCTAGTGGATGACTGGGGAATAGAAAAATTCACCGAGAAACTCTTTGAATATACCGGTGAATTGCCAAAGAGAGGAATTGATAAAAGCGACGGTTCCAATTCGATAAATTACTACGGGGTACACAGACAAAAGCAGGAGGGTAAGAGTTACATAGGAGTTCATATTCCTTTAGGACATATGACATCAACAGACTTTAAAGAGCTGATTGAAATAAGCGAAAAATATGGAGACGGAATTCTTCGGACCACGTCGAGCCAAAACATTATTATTTCGGGGATTGATAATGAAAAAGTTTCCGAGGTGCTGAAAAATAAAATATTTGAAAAGTTCAGCCATAAGCCTGAAACGTTCTTAAGCAAAATTGTGGCATGCACTGGTTCAAAATTCTGCAACCTTGCCTTAATTGACACCAAAAACATAGCACTAAAGCTTTCAAGCTATATAGATGACCGATTAAAGGCTGATGTGCCCATTAGTGTTAAGATTTCAGGGTGTCCCAATTCCTGTGGGCATACATTAATTGCGGACATTGGAATTAGAGGTGCCCTGTTAAAGGAAAACGGAAACTCCTGTGAGGGCTTTGATGTGTTCTTGGGAGGGGCTTTGGGAAAAAATGCTGCTTTTGGGCAAAGACTTAATTTAAGGTTTAAGGAAGAAGACTTGCTAAAAGCAGTTCACAGTTTCATTGAAAATTATTTAAATCATCGAAAGGATAATGAGACTTTTCACAGTTTTGTAGAAAGAGTCGGTTTGGAGTATTTTGAAAAATTGCAAAGTCAAATTGAACCCGGTTATTAG
- a CDS encoding GTP-binding protein — MAEREQMNIVIVGHVDHGKSTVIGRLLADTDSLPEGKLEFVKEYCRKNFKPFEYAFLLDALKDEQAQGITIDAARCFFKTGKRDYIIIDAPGHIEFLKNMVTGASRAEAALLVIDAKEGIQENSKRHGHIVSMLGIKQVAVLVNKMDMVGFNKEVFDTIKAQFTEFLNGIKIRPVNFIPISAFHGDNIASKSGNTPWYEGPTVLEQLDGFSNKKKNAEQDFRMPVQDIYKFTEKGDDRRIVAGTITSGTIREGDEVLFLPSFKKSEIASIEGFNVPPRKEAGADEAIGVTLKTQIYIKPGEIMVKVNEQHPNVSSKFRANIFWVGKSPLVKNKKYKLKIGTMRSSVKLVEIISIIDAAQINIDTFKDQVERHDVAECIFETPKPIAFDIISNFEQTGRFVIVDNYDIAGGGIILESVDDQENSLKEHIRKREYLWEKSLITEEERREVYGHKSKFIVITTGSEELEKNIQDIGRQLEKRLFNTKHKVYFLGISSLLGGLGSNVSTENEDRIEQIHQIGELARIFTDSGQIFITSVHNLDDYEALILKELNAPNDILVVNIGESPFSNFIPDASVGIDDAVNEICNILVKQEIIIDYFI, encoded by the coding sequence ATGGCGGAAAGAGAGCAGATGAATATTGTTATAGTGGGGCATGTGGACCATGGAAAGAGTACTGTAATAGGCAGGCTCCTTGCTGATACCGATTCACTGCCTGAAGGCAAGCTGGAATTTGTCAAGGAATATTGCCGGAAAAATTTCAAACCCTTTGAATATGCGTTTCTGCTGGATGCCTTGAAGGATGAACAGGCACAGGGGATAACCATTGATGCTGCCCGGTGCTTTTTCAAAACCGGTAAAAGGGATTACATAATTATTGATGCACCGGGACATATCGAATTTCTGAAAAACATGGTTACCGGAGCATCCCGGGCTGAAGCTGCACTGCTTGTTATTGATGCGAAAGAAGGAATCCAGGAAAATTCCAAAAGGCATGGTCATATTGTTTCTATGCTTGGCATCAAGCAGGTTGCCGTATTGGTTAATAAAATGGATATGGTCGGGTTTAACAAGGAAGTTTTCGATACAATAAAGGCACAGTTTACGGAATTCCTTAACGGTATAAAAATCAGACCTGTAAATTTTATACCTATAAGTGCTTTTCATGGAGATAATATTGCATCAAAATCCGGTAATACACCATGGTATGAAGGGCCTACAGTATTGGAACAACTGGATGGATTCAGCAATAAGAAAAAAAATGCAGAGCAAGACTTTCGCATGCCCGTTCAGGATATATATAAATTTACTGAAAAAGGCGATGACAGAAGAATTGTGGCAGGGACAATAACCAGCGGAACAATAAGGGAAGGTGATGAAGTACTGTTCCTGCCGTCCTTTAAAAAGTCGGAAATTGCAAGTATTGAGGGATTTAACGTACCACCAAGGAAGGAAGCTGGTGCCGATGAGGCAATAGGGGTTACTCTTAAGACACAGATTTACATAAAACCCGGAGAAATCATGGTTAAAGTAAATGAACAGCATCCCAATGTCAGTTCGAAGTTTAGAGCTAACATTTTTTGGGTGGGGAAATCTCCTCTTGTGAAAAATAAAAAATATAAACTGAAAATAGGAACAATGAGAAGCAGTGTAAAACTGGTGGAGATTATAAGCATAATTGATGCAGCCCAGATAAATATCGACACTTTTAAGGACCAGGTGGAAAGGCACGATGTAGCAGAGTGTATTTTTGAAACACCAAAGCCCATTGCATTTGATATAATTTCCAATTTTGAACAGACAGGGCGCTTTGTAATTGTTGACAATTATGATATCGCAGGAGGCGGAATAATTCTTGAAAGCGTTGATGATCAGGAGAATAGTCTGAAAGAGCATATCAGAAAAAGGGAGTATTTGTGGGAAAAGAGTCTTATAACGGAAGAAGAGAGAAGAGAAGTATATGGGCACAAATCGAAGTTTATTGTAATTACTACGGGAAGTGAAGAGCTTGAAAAGAACATTCAGGATATAGGAAGGCAGTTGGAAAAAAGGCTTTTTAATACGAAGCATAAAGTTTACTTTCTTGGAATTTCCAGTCTTCTTGGCGGCCTTGGTTCGAATGTAAGTACCGAAAACGAGGACAGAATTGAGCAAATACATCAGATTGGTGAATTGGCAAGGATATTTACCGACTCGGGACAGATATTTATAACATCGGTTCATAATTTGGACGATTACGAGGCCTTAATATTAAAGGAGCTAAATGCGCCCAATGATATTCTGGTTGTCAATATTGGAGAATCACCCTTTAGCAATTTCATACCTGATGCCAGCGTGGGTATTGATGATGCAGTAAATGAAATTTGCAATATACTTGTCAAACAGGAAATAATTATCGATTATTTTATATAG
- a CDS encoding ferritin, with protein MISEKMEQLLNDQIQKEFYSAYLYLSFSAYFTSRNLNGFANWFKIQAMEERDHALIFINYLNLVGGRVKLQAIQAPEWDFKSIEEVLEKSLAHERSVTQSIYRIADLAIEERDHKTNSFIKWFIDEQAEEEDTAQQNLSKIRLVGENDGKGILMLDTEMATRVYTVPSPLAGKEQA; from the coding sequence ATGATTAGTGAAAAAATGGAACAGCTTTTGAATGATCAAATCCAGAAAGAATTTTATTCCGCATATTTATATCTGTCTTTTTCAGCTTATTTTACTTCAAGGAACTTAAACGGTTTTGCCAATTGGTTTAAAATACAGGCAATGGAAGAAAGAGACCATGCCCTTATTTTTATCAATTATTTAAATCTTGTTGGCGGCAGGGTTAAACTTCAGGCAATACAAGCCCCGGAATGGGATTTTAAATCCATTGAGGAGGTATTGGAAAAATCCCTTGCCCATGAGAGGTCTGTAACCCAATCTATATATAGAATTGCCGATTTGGCTATTGAAGAACGGGATCACAAGACCAATTCCTTTATCAAATGGTTTATAGACGAACAGGCGGAAGAGGAGGACACTGCACAGCAAAATTTGAGCAAGATTAGACTTGTGGGGGAAAATGACGGTAAAGGAATTTTAATGCTGGATACCGAGATGGCGACAAGAGTTTATACAGTTCCTTCTCCTTTGGCAGGAAAAGAACAAGCATAA
- the cysD gene encoding sulfate adenylyltransferase subunit CysD, translating into MDHLDKLEAQSIYILREAYREFKNLCMLWSIGKDSTVLLWLARKAFFGHVPIPLVHIDTHYKIPEMIAYRDELALKWGLTMIYGENSKALREKNTFPDGKTDRLSCCQTLKSEALKHTLSGEWPRYILDHKTGKYVEDTNRERFTGVIVGVRADEEGSRSKERYFSPRDKDNDWDVGDQPPEFWNQFKTDFAPGTHVRIHPLLDWTELNIWEYIERENIPITSLYFDQGDGKRYRSLGCYPCTSPVESTAKNVREIIEELKSGKFAKIAERAGRAQDQDDGGGLETLRKGGYM; encoded by the coding sequence ATGGATCATTTGGATAAATTGGAGGCACAGAGTATTTACATATTGAGGGAAGCATACAGGGAGTTTAAAAACTTATGCATGTTGTGGTCGATAGGAAAGGACAGCACCGTTCTTTTGTGGCTTGCCAGGAAGGCATTTTTCGGGCATGTTCCCATTCCGCTGGTACATATAGATACCCATTATAAAATTCCTGAAATGATTGCTTACAGGGATGAACTGGCGTTAAAATGGGGACTTACCATGATATATGGAGAAAATTCAAAGGCATTAAGAGAAAAGAACACGTTCCCTGACGGCAAAACAGACCGTTTGTCCTGCTGCCAGACCCTTAAATCCGAAGCACTGAAACATACCCTTTCCGGGGAGTGGCCCAGATATATTTTGGACCATAAAACTGGAAAATATGTTGAGGATACCAACAGAGAAAGATTTACCGGCGTGATTGTCGGTGTAAGGGCTGATGAGGAAGGCAGCCGTTCAAAGGAAAGGTATTTTTCACCCAGGGACAAGGATAATGACTGGGATGTGGGAGATCAGCCACCTGAATTTTGGAACCAGTTTAAGACGGATTTTGCACCCGGTACCCATGTGAGAATCCATCCTCTTCTTGACTGGACGGAACTCAATATATGGGAATATATCGAGAGGGAGAATATTCCTATCACTTCACTGTATTTTGATCAGGGAGACGGAAAGCGATACAGGTCTTTAGGTTGCTATCCGTGCACTTCGCCGGTGGAATCCACTGCTAAAAATGTGAGGGAGATAATAGAGGAATTAAAAAGCGGAAAATTTGCAAAAATTGCTGAGAGAGCAGGTAGAGCCCAGGACCAGGACGATGGCGGAGGCCTTGAAACGCTTCGCAAAGGAGGTTATATGTAA
- a CDS encoding hemerythrin domain-containing protein, whose translation MDAIDLMVEEHKHIKRMLSVIRRACIGIMHGREIDFNDFKNMIDFIRNYADNHHHGKEEKILFNRMIELGGAAEKLVRFGMLVEHDFGRLYMQGLGEALERVKNGDEDAKVDVIANAVSYTHLLNRHIDKEDNIAYPYGKRELDSEALDNVNAECEAFEAEAEKSGIQEKYLRMLDMLEQKYVLI comes from the coding sequence TTGGATGCAATAGATTTAATGGTTGAGGAACACAAACACATAAAAAGAATGCTGTCGGTAATAAGAAGAGCATGTATTGGAATAATGCATGGAAGAGAAATTGATTTTAACGATTTTAAAAATATGATTGATTTTATAAGAAACTACGCCGATAACCATCATCATGGAAAAGAAGAAAAAATCCTTTTTAACAGAATGATAGAATTAGGCGGTGCTGCAGAAAAACTGGTCAGGTTCGGAATGTTGGTAGAACATGATTTTGGCCGATTGTATATGCAGGGGCTAGGAGAAGCACTGGAACGGGTAAAGAACGGCGATGAGGATGCAAAGGTGGATGTTATTGCCAATGCCGTTTCCTACACCCATTTGCTAAACCGCCACATAGATAAGGAGGATAATATTGCCTATCCTTACGGCAAAAGGGAACTTGATTCAGAAGCATTAGACAACGTAAATGCCGAGTGTGAGGCTTTCGAAGCAGAAGCCGAAAAGTCTGGGATTCAAGAAAAATATTTGCGAATGTTGGATATGCTTGAGCAGAAATATGTGCTTATATGA